Proteins found in one Ischnura elegans chromosome 11, ioIscEleg1.1, whole genome shotgun sequence genomic segment:
- the LOC124168110 gene encoding CLIP domain-containing serine protease B9-like, producing MAAARTRNVFRVVFILLLLQFVEPRFKTRRASAAGETVSSQPSAWENFIRKVQKPFRTVDSAFLLLGVSKSSKSSKDRPVTLEITTASTTASTAPPPESMGRMLMDPDIGTTPKRIPKPATPTPPKDVDPAAWNLMRLSNDPCGASPSNMTYGNMLILLGEFPWLALLRFSDENNTMENFCAGSLINDRYVLTIASCLTAPGHKLTHVRLGEYNVGFHESDCTDVEEGLNDVVAIEACYGDPPVDYAISTTHAYPKYDPVSGEFNVALIRLAKKVEYTPLISPVCLPVGDMAVSWNVGDSSSDLVLAGWGDNLIPSEAFVYNADPSECEEATGDEVLEGQMCGIGVDGSDLCHGDLGAPLFSHLKMKSRSRSGGSGNVSAQPAARYVQLGLLISKSAYCQDEPPLIFDNVERFLPWILATMKP from the exons CGAGGCGGGCTTCAGCCGCGGGAGAAACTGTGAGCAGTCAGCCCTCGGCGTGGGAGAACTTTATCAGGAAGGTGCAGAAGCCATTCAGAACAGTCGACAGCGCTTTTTTGTTGCTTGGAGTGTCCAAAAGTAGCAAAAGTAGCAAGGATCGTCCTGTGACATTGGAAAT CACCACAGCAAGCACAACAGCGAGCACCGCGCCGCCGCCTGAGTCGATGGGACGAATGCTGATGGACCCCGACATCGGGACTACTCCGAAGAGAATCCCGAAACCTGCGACCCCGACTCCTCCGAAAGATGTGGACCCCGCCGCCTGGAACCTCATGAGACTGTCCAATGACCCTTGCGGCGCCAGTCCTTCCAACATGACGTATGGAAATATGCTTATCTTGCTAGGAGAGTTTCCATGGCTGGCACTTTTAAGGTTTTCCG aCGAAAATAACACGATGGAGAACTTTTGCGCAGGCTCTTTGATTAACGACAGATACGTTCTCACCATCGCCAGCTGTTTGACTGCTCCCGGCCACAAATT GACCCACGTCCGTCTCGGCGAGTACAACGTGGGTTTCCACGAATCAGACTGCACCGATGTGGAGGAAGGCTTGAATGACGTGGTGGCCATCGAGGCTTGCTACGGCGACCCACCCGTTGACTACGCTATCTCCACGACGCATGCGTACCCGAAGTACGACCCAGTCAGCGGCGAATTCAACGTCGCGCTCATTCGCCTCGCCAAGAAGGTCGAGTACACGC CTCTCATTAGTCCTGTGTGCCTGCCTGTTGGCGATATGGCGGTTAGCTGGAATGTCGGCGATTCTTCGAGTGATCTCGTCTTGGCTGGATGGGGAGATAATC ttatccCATCGGAGGCGTTCGTGTACAATGCAGACCCCTCAGAGTGCGAGGAGGCAACGGGAGACGAGGTGTTGGAAGGACAGATGTGCGGCATCGGCGTGGACGGCAGTGACCTCTGCCACGGTGACCTCGGTGCTCCACTCTTCTCCCACTTGAAGATGAAATCTCGCTCCAGGAGTGGTGGCTCCGGGAATGTCAGCGCTCAACCGGCCGCGAGATATGTGCAGTTGGGCCTCCTAATTTCCAAGTCTGCATACTGCCAAGATGAGCCCCCCTTGATCTTCGATAACGTGGAAAGGTTCCTGCCCTGGATTCTCGCGACAATGAAGCCCTAG
- the LOC124168109 gene encoding phenoloxidase-activating factor 3-like, with product MEAAQCWTFRLLLLILLSSTLARSQHAKEDQYGGKKEVKRPWWKSLIDPIEKPFRTIQSAHMLLLGGKTQQGRSNINRNGEPSTSTMMTTRGTTENFLPLVNTDPTRMPTVPSTAKPNTEKATPITTEKTSPIATEKPTPITTEKANPVTTDKATSVTADKVTPVITEKVTPVTSDKSTAATPPSNNAEDKYAFPGDEGSLKVRMNFRRLLEEPCGVSLESRIINGEETMPGEFPWLALIQVREVYFHRLKYICGGTLINDRYVLTAAHCVNDFRYEPVSVRLGEYNTQDDEEMKACAQKDEALMTLQELEVCRAETPKDYAVERKIAHPDYSPGRTLPNDIALLRLKTTVEFTYYIAPVCLPIGDLSLKIDDTKLGLNTTVAGWGMTEKLSNSPVPLKASLPIMEFSACKRLVTEMIPGKLCVGDDIGSSPCFGDSGGPVILRTMMAPYEGEETNEVEEPIYTGYTRSVLLGVVSSGPGFCNVIQPTLTTNVLDYLLWIMQNIDP from the exons ATGGAGGCTGCACAGTGCTGGACTTTTCGACTTCTGCTCCTCATACTCCTGTCGTCGACTCTTGCAAGGTCACAGC ATGCAAAAGAAGATCAGTATGGCGGAAAGAAGGAAGTGAAAAGGCCTTGGTGGAAATCGCTAATTGACCCCATAGAGAAGCCCTTTCGCACTATTCAAAGCGCCCATATGCTTCTCCTGGGCGGCAAGACTCAACAGGGCCGCTCAAACATAAACCGAAATGGAGAACCAAG CACATCAACGATGATGACCACACGTGGCACAACGGAGAATTTTTTGCCATTGGTTAATACCGATCCTACGAGAATGCCGACGGTACCGTCCACTGCAAAGCCTAACACTGAAAAGGCCACTCCGATCACCACTGAAAAGACCTCTCCAATCGCAACTGAAAAGCCCACTCCAATCACCACTGAAAAAGCCAATCCAGTCACCACTGACAAGGCTACATCTGTCACTGCTGATAAAGTTACTCCAGTCATCACTGAGAAGGTTACTCCAGTAACCTCTGATAAGAGTACCGCCGCTACTCCACCTTCGAACAACGCCGAAGACAAATACGCCTTCCCTGGAGACGAAGGCTCGTTGAAAGTCCGAATGAACTTCCGCCGCTTACTAGAGGAACCTTGTGGAGTGAGCCTTGAGTCGCGAATCATAAACGGAGAGGAGACTATGCCTGGCGAATTTCCATGGTTAGCATTGATACAAGTTAGAg AGGTGTACTTTCACCGACTGAAATATATCTGCGGGGGCACCCTCATCAACGACAGATATGTTCTCACGGCTGCGCACTGCGTAAATGACTTCAGATATGAGCC GGTGTCGGTTCGGTTAGGAGAGTACAACACGCAAGACGATGAAGAAATGAAGGCATGTGCTCAGAAGGACGAGGCGCTGATGACTCTGCAAGAATTGGAGGTTTGCCGAGCGGAGACTCCGAAGGACTACGCCGTGGAAAGAAAAATAGCGCATCCTGATTACAGTCCTGGGAGAACGCTACCTAACGACATCGCACTGCTTCGTCTCAAGACAACCGTGGAATTTACTT ATTACATTGCTCCAGTGTGCTTACCGATTGGGGACCTCAGTTTGAAAATTGATGACACTAAATTGGGACTCAACACCACCGTGGCTGGATGGGGAATGACGGAAAAAT TGAGCAACAGTCCGGTGCCGCTGAAGGCCAGCCTTCCCATCATGGAATTCAGCGCTTGCAAAAGGCTGGTGACCGAGATGATCCCAGGGAAGCTGTGCGTCGGGGACGACATTGGGAGCAGCCCTTGCTTTGGGGACAGCGGTGGTCCCGTCATCCTGCGCACCATGATGGCGCCGTACGAGGGGGAGGAGACGAACGAAGTCGAGGAGCCCATCTACACCGGGTACACGAGGAGCGTGCTCCTCGGCGTCGTGTCCTCCGGTCCCGGGTTCTGCAACGTCATTCAGCCCACCCTGACCACGAACGTCCTCGACTACCTCCTCTGGATCATGCAGAACATCGATCCGTGA